A part of Carassius carassius chromosome 4, fCarCar2.1, whole genome shotgun sequence genomic DNA contains:
- the exosc2 gene encoding exosome complex component RRP4, with protein MASVEMRLPAVHKPVSPAASQSNRDDKHLVVPGDVITSDTGFMRGHGTYMDEDRLTASVAGEVERVNKLICVRPLKTRYNGEVGDVVIGRITEVQQKRWKVETNSRLDSVLLLSSVNLPGGELRRRSAQDELAMRDYLQEGDLISAEVQSIFSDGALSLHTRSLKYGKLGQGVLVLVSPSIVKRQKTHFHNLPCGASIILGNNGYVWLYPTPGHQDEEAGGYYTSMEPVSLADREVISRLRNCLLALAAHKVLLYDTSVLYCYEASLTHQIKDILKPEIMEEIILETRQRLVEHEG; from the exons ATGGCGTCGGTGGAGATGAGGCTCCCAGCGGTCCACAAACCCGTTTCACCGGCAGCATCACAGTCCAACCGCGACGACAAACATCTGGTGGTTCCTGGCGATGTCATCACATCTGACACGGGCTTCATGAG gggCCATGGCACATACATGGATGAAGACAGACTCACGGCTTCAGTGGCTGGAGAAGTGGAACGAGTCAACAAACTCATCTGTGTGAGACCACTGAAGACCAg GTATAACGGTGAGGTTGGCGATGTGGTCATTGGCAGAATCACAGAG GTGCAGCAGAAGCGATGGAAAGTCGAGACTAATTCTCGTCTGGATTCAGTGCTGCTGCTGTCCTCCGTCAATCTGCCCGGAGGAGAGCTG AGAAGGCGATCAGCGCAGGACGAGCTGGCCATGAGAGACTATCTTCAGGAAGGAGATCTCATCAGT GCAGAGGTTCAGTCAATCTTCTCAGATGGCGCTCTCTCTCTGCACACACGCAGTTTGAAGTACGGCAAG CTGGGTCAGGGTGTGCTGGTGCTCGTGTCACCGTCGATAGTGAAGAGACAGAAGACTCATTTCCACAACCTGCCGTGCGGCGCCTCTATAATCCTGGGCAACAACGGCTATGTGTGGCTGTATCCCACGCCGGGACACCAGGACGAGGAGGCCGGAGGATATTACACCAGCATGGAG CCCGTGTCTTTGGCCGATCGGGAGGTGATTTCCAGGCTCAGGAACTGTTTGTTGGCTCTTGCGGCTCATAAGGTTTTGCTGTACGACACAAGCGTGCTTTACTGCTACGAAGCATCTCTTACACACCAG ATTAAAGATATCCTGAAGCCAGAGATCATGGAGGAGATCATTCTGGAAACAAGGCAGCGCCTCGTGGAGCACGAAGGATAA